A stretch of DNA from Salvelinus sp. IW2-2015 linkage group LG20, ASM291031v2, whole genome shotgun sequence:
tgtgtaggggtgctttgctgcaggagggactggtgcacttcacaaaatagatggcatcatggggtaggaaaatgatgtggatatattgaagcaacatctcaagacatcagtcaggaagttaaagcttgtacacaaatgggtcttccaaatggacaattaccccaatCATACTtacaacgttgtggcaaaatggcttaaggacaacaaagtcaaggtattggagtggccatcacaaaaccctgacgtcaatcccatagaaaatttgtgagcagaactgaaaaagggtgtgcaagcaaggaggcctcagttacaccagctcagtcaggaggaatgggccaaaattcacccaatttattgtgggaagcttgtggaaggctacccgaaacgtttgacccaagtttaacaatttaaaggcaatgctaccaaatactaatcgtgtgtatgtaaacttctgacccactgggaatgtgatgaatgaaataaaagctgaaatgaatcattctctctactatttttctgacatttcacattcttaatacaaagtgtgatcctaactgacctaaggcagggaatttttattaggattacaagactgagttgaaatgtatttggctaaggtgtatgtaaacttccgacttcaactgtagactgttctctctgctaccgcactgcaagcattaccggagcgccaagtctaggtccaaaaggcttcttaacagcttctacccccaagccataagactcctgaacaacccCCCtacaccctcttttacgctgctgcttctccttggatattatctatgcatagtcactttagttctacctcatgtacatattacctcaattacctcgactaacctgtgccctcgcacattgactatgtactggtgacccctgtatatagccttgctactgttattttactgctgctcttctatttttatttcttacttaTCTATTTTCTACctaacacatatttttcttaaaattgcattgttggttaaagggcttgtaagtaagcaatttgatttgatatgtgcttgtttttgctgttctccaaatagcattttagagtttttaaataGTGTAGGAATGTAataaatgagcttcaacttccAGAATATTCcctgcagtaaatgagcttcaacttcccaaaattcccagttCCACCATGGCAGGGATGGACTATGTTATAAAGGCATTCGTTGTGAAATATTACAGTATGATTAGTAATAATGCATCTATAAATACCTAATGTATGTATACTTCTATAAATACAGTTATTGATATTGTTTCGTACTTCTGTAAATACAGTTATTGATATTGTTTTGCAATTTCTAATTGTCTGTATCCAGATCATTCTAACCATCTCAAACTCAAACCCTCTATATAATGCACTGACCTGAGGCAGTGTCCATGATACAGGCAACAGAAATGAGGTCATCATTATACCTCCATGGGATTGGCTCACTTGGAGGGAATAGACAGTCTTCTAGTAAGGTTTAAAATAGAGCCAAGGTGATTCCCTACTGAATCAATCTGATACGCCTTAGCATTTCCACTGGGTTCACGTCATATAATTGGCATCATGACTTCTTTCTCAGCAGACCCACATTTCTGCTTGTGAAAATACTTTAACAGCTTTCATAATGATATTACAACAGTGACTCAAGAATACTCGGGTCACAAGTGCATCTGAGCTTAAACAGGAAGCAGAAACGGACTGGCCATAGGGCAGTTTGagaaaatgccagatgggctggtcaaACTTTAGCCCAGTGGTCTGGTCAAAAAAAAAGTTCTCACCAGTGACCCAAAGAAACTGtaacagtgtcacgttcctgacctgttttctgttagttttgtatgtgttagttggtcaggacgtgagtttgggtgggcagtctatgtgttgtgtttctatgttggtttaatgggtacctgatatggttctcaattagaggcaggtggttttcatctcctctgattgagaatcatattaaggtaggtggtgtcacattgtttgtttgtgggtggttgtctcctgtgtctatgtacgttgcgccacacgggactgtttcggtttgtttgtttgttcggtttatgtagtctgttcctgtttcatgcgttcttcgtgtcatgtaagttcttatgttcaggttcgtctacgtcgtttgttatttttgttagttattcaagtatagttcgtttttgtcttgttcaataaatatcatgtcatatcacgaagctgcattttggttcaatccctgctcctcctcttcggatgaagaggaagaggaacgccgttacaaacAGTTATCTAATTCATGCAGGGATTAAGGTGTGTTAGTGTGGTATGCCTTTTTCACTACACACTATCAACATATGCAGTAGTCTAATAACCCTAGTTCCTAAAGGCAGATGAGATGATACATAAAATATAAATAGAGGCAAAGCAGAGtaagaagaggaggtggaggagacagGAAGTGAGAACATTCCAGTCCGAGAGGGAAGAAGTAGATGAGTCAGGAGAAAAGGTGTGGCCAATCCAGGCCCCCTAATCCCAAATTATCTAGTTCAGCCCCCGTCTCCGCCTCTCGCTCTCAGATTAGACGTGTGGGCCAGAAGCAAAATAAAGGCACCGtacgtccctctgtctctctgcagacAGCTCCTCAACCAAGAACAAACTCTCAACATACACAGAACAAACACTCCTGTCACAAACATATTATTTGGGGTGAGGAATTGTGTTGTGGACAGCTCACTGACCGTACCCATGGCTCTACTGAAGTCAGGCTGGCTCTGGAGACAGAGTGAGTACTGTAGCTTCAATGTCTCTCGAATAATGTCATGTTGTAGTCTAACCTAGTGTCTACATGTTTTGGTCTTGGATACAGCCTTAGCCATTACAGGTACTATCTTTACCAAGTGTAGACCTCAACGGCTAAACAAAGCATAAGAAGTTGTGTGGGGCACTAGTATAAGAGTGATATCAGCACTATATAATACACTTTGAAAGACAGGTTAAGTGGCATGTGAGGTCTGTAGAAATCTTTTATCCCATCCGCAGTCCATGCCACTCGCTCCAAAAACTGTTCTCCCATGTTCTTAAGACTGTTGATGCCATCAAGATCGATTGATTTGGATTTTAAAATAAGATCAGAATCATTCTAGAAGGTGAATGttacgattgttatgaaattCCAATCCTCACTCTACTTGTACAGCCTGGCCATAATCTAATGAGCGTTAGCGAATCAGTGACTCACACAGACAGGCCACAAGCCAACCACTGGGGATTGAACCACCGGAGAAAAACAACAACGGATTTAGAGCTTCACccatataaataaaaaacacttcaaatGGCTGTAGGTCTACCCACTACAGAATCATTGACTAAAATGGGTATGTGCTGAATTGAGACAGAATCTGGCTGACGGTGCATTTCagttaatgtgaataaatgaaatAGCTGGAGCATTTCAGTATGTGGATAAACTAAATAAAAGTATACACAGTTGTCAAAGTCGACCTGACCGATTGGAAAACTAGACATCATAAACTAACCCCAACTCTACTCCACTTCacactccatctcccccctccctctctcctttcctccctccatctcttccttatctcttcctcttccatctcttcctTACCGCCATCTCTTACTTACTTCCGTCAGCCTCTATCCTAAAACACTGGAAGCTGAATTGGTGTGACCTGTGGATCGATGGAACCCTGGCCTTCTACAAGACGGACAGTAGGCGAGAATTTGAGCACCGAGTGGGCCTCAAGACCAGCTGTGTGAGCGTCAAGTCTGGCCTGGAGTGTGCAGGTGAGGAGGGAGTGTATGGAAAGATTGGGGTGTTCAACAGACAATGGATGCGTccgaaatggcaacctattccctggGCTTAttgcgcactacttttgaccagagtttcTTGAGACGTGCTGTATTCTTTATTACAGAAAGAACGTGGAGTCCAAATATCTTTATTGACCTACAAAAGATTGTGCCTTTGCTGTGGACCCAAATAAAGCATTGAaatgtacggtgtccatattagacTGACACAACACCAGTTTATACTGAGGCTGTCCAAATATGGACACCCtaataatgtgtgtgtaaatgtgtgtatgtgtgtgtaaccctAGCTGTCTCTGTTGTTGTGCAGGTCTCTCTCCCCCAGAGAACCACCCCAGGGAAAACCTGGTGGTGGTGCAGCTTGGAGACAGTACCACAGTGATCCTGTGTGCCAACAGTGAGGACGAGGCACTGTGAGTCTAtaccctttctctttccctcacacgcgcacgcacacacacacgcacgcgcacacgcatgcatgcacgcacacacaaacacacacacacaaacacacaaacacactccctcGGTTTTACAGTACAcattatttctctctcactctctaattctccctttctttctcattTTCCCATTCTGTTTTTACAGAGCGTGGAAATTGACAATTCTAGAGGTGAGACGAAACCCAGTAAGTAACCCAGTATATTTCTACAACGTGCACCACTGAGTACTGTATCAATATATCCCATATCCATATACCCATATCATACAGTATATGATCAATGCTTATTGGGATGCTCAGAGGACATTCTTGTTTTATCCCTAGCCTTATCTTATCTTCTTATCCTTTCCAGTTTGTGTATGACCCATATAACGACTCCTACCCGTCCGTCCCAATGGACGGCCACAACACCATCTACCTGGCTCCTGGATCAGGTACAGACAACACACCCGAgctctgggtcatattcattactgcacaccgtagcaaaactttttgcaataaaaaacaaaaaattgcttatcacaagttcaggtagtccctccccgtttcagtccgttttcttccgtttggtgcctagtgAATATGACTGATGTCAGCAAGTAAACAGTGTGAATCTAGCAATCCTTTCCAAGACTCCCTGAAATCAGTTGTTGAGAACTATCCTGGTTATATCAAATCTGAAAATTCTGATAAAACACACTCATATATTCACCTATGCTCCTGTATACAGTAGTACACCATATATTCAGCCTCCTgtctcaccctccatctctctcaggtACCCACCACATACTGATCCAGAGAGACCCATACGATGGCATAGGAGAACAGGTGGCACTGGGGCTACTGGCGGGCATGGCGGCAGGTGCTGCTATGCGCTCCTTTCTCTGGATGCCCTTCTTTTTCTGCTGATATAGAAGGCCTCTATAAGCAGGGAGGCACGGCTGGGAAATGCCCAGGCTCATATATGTAGGAGTGCTGCTGTAGGCATCACTCCTAAAAGTCTTCTttcttgtcatacttgagtaaaagtaaagataccttaaaataaaagggctcaagtaaaagtgaaagtcacccaggaaaatactacttgagtaaaagtttaaaagtatttggttttaaatatagttaagtatcaaaagtaaaagtataaattatttcaaattccttatattaagcaaaccagacagcacaattaaaaaacatttttttatggatagccagggtcacactccaaaaaataaatagtaaagtacaggtaCTCCAAcacactacttaagtagtactttaaagtatttttacttaagtactttagacCGTTGCAGAATAtgagtgcacgtgtgtgtgtttgtgtctctgtgtgtgtgtgtatcatcatTTGTTGTACATTTGTCCTTAATGACATAGGCTAAATTCACACAGCATATTTAGTAtgaatctacagtaccagtcaaaagtttggacacacctactcattcaaggtttttactttatttgtactattttctacattgtagaataataacgaagacatcaaaactatgaaataacacaaatggaatcatgtagtaatcaaaaaatgttaaacaaatcaaaatatattttatatttgagattcttcaaagtagccaccctttgccttgatgacagctttgcacacactttgc
This window harbors:
- the LOC111980908 gene encoding pleckstrin homology domain-containing family B member 1; this translates as MALLKSGWLWRQTSILKHWKLNWCDLWIDGTLAFYKTDSRREFEHRVGLKTSCVSVKSGLECAGLSPPENHPRENLVVVQLGDSTTVILCANSEDEALAWKLTILEVRRNPFVYDPYNDSYPSVPMDGHNTIYLAPGSGTHHILIQRDPYDGIGEQVALGLLAGMAAGAAMRSFLWMPFFFC